In the genome of Candidatus Nitrosotenuis sp. DW1, one region contains:
- a CDS encoding AbrB/MazE/SpoVT family DNA-binding domain-containing protein, translating into MRILEDPEITTMSEKGQVVIPQEMRKHLGIKPKTKFIVYVVGDNIIMRKLDMPDIKKEWKSIFQTMDKKHLKLDEREIAKEIRSYRKEKHKK; encoded by the coding sequence ATGAGAATATTAGAAGACCCAGAGATTACAACGATGAGTGAAAAAGGACAAGTGGTCATACCTCAGGAGATGAGAAAACATCTTGGAATAAAGCCCAAGACCAAATTCATAGTATATGTTGTTGGCGATAACATAATAATGAGAAAGCTCGATATGCCAGACATAAAAAAAGAATGGAAAAGCATATTCCAGACAATGGATAAAAAACACCTCAAACTAGACGAAAGGGAAATCGCGAAAGAGATCAGATCGTACAGGAAAGAAAAACACAAAAAATAG
- a CDS encoding type 1 glutamine amidotransferase, whose amino-acid sequence MSDILVVQNARLEGPGELGKLLESDGFRLDVVFAKKEKLPSLDHSMVMVLGAPESANDNLEYLKNEMSLIREASGKNIPVLGICLGSQLIAKAFGANVFPGPMKEIGFYDDIRVDSASNLFRGIQSPFTVFHWHGDTFDIPKNATRLAYSGLYNQAFRVGSAVGVQFHLEVDRKTILSWLENAADELAKIPYIDPKSIQNQMDQNLPSVQNNMRIFYRNFKSEFNL is encoded by the coding sequence ATGTCAGACATACTTGTCGTACAAAACGCAAGGCTTGAGGGGCCTGGGGAACTAGGCAAGTTGCTGGAATCTGACGGGTTTCGTCTGGATGTTGTTTTTGCAAAAAAGGAAAAACTCCCAAGCCTTGATCATTCCATGGTGATGGTGCTTGGGGCCCCTGAGAGCGCAAACGACAATCTGGAATACCTCAAAAACGAAATGAGCCTGATCCGGGAGGCGTCTGGAAAAAACATCCCGGTCCTTGGGATCTGCTTGGGCTCGCAGCTAATTGCAAAGGCCTTTGGGGCAAACGTGTTCCCGGGACCAATGAAGGAAATTGGGTTCTATGACGACATACGGGTGGACTCGGCATCGAACCTGTTCCGGGGAATACAAAGCCCGTTTACCGTGTTTCACTGGCACGGCGACACGTTTGACATTCCAAAAAACGCAACCCGCCTTGCATATTCTGGGCTGTACAACCAGGCATTTCGGGTGGGGAGCGCAGTCGGCGTGCAGTTCCACCTCGAAGTTGACAGGAAAACAATTCTGTCCTGGCTTGAGAATGCCGCAGACGAGCTGGCAAAAATCCCATACATCGATCCAAAATCAATCCAAAACCAAATGGATCAAAATCTGCCCAGCGTCCAAAACAACATGAGAATCTTTTACCGGAACTTCAAGTCCGAGTTTAATCTTTGA